Genomic window (Leisingera methylohalidivorans DSM 14336):
GCGATCCGTTCAGCACGGTAGGCGTGCGGGCGCCGGCCTTTGTCAGCAGGGCGGAGACCGCCTCGTTCATGTCATCGCATTTGGAGACGATCACCAGATCAGCGGCTCGGATTTGCTGCTCGGCCTGCGGTGCAATCAGTGGGTCGCTCAGCAGGGTTCCGGCATTTTCAGCATCCACCAAAGTGATGATGCCGCCATAGCTCAGCTCGTTTTCATTCAGTACCGAATTGGCAATTGCGACCGGGTCGGAAATACCGCTGGCCTCGATGACCAGATGATCCGGCCGGTCCGCCCGGTTCAGGACTTCGCGCAACGCGGCGGACAGGTCATCACCCATCGTGCAGCAGGCGCAGCCATTGGTGAGAGCAATCGTGCTGCCAGCGGTTTCCTGAATCAGTGCGTCATCAATGTTGATTGCACCGAAATCATTCACGATCACGGTCAGCTTCAGCCCGTGATCCTCGGCTAAAAGCCGGTTGATCAAGGTGGTCTTGCCCGCGCCAAGATAGCCGCTGATAATTGTTACCGGCAACCGGTTCATAAGCTCTGTTCCCCCGGAGCGCGGAAAGCTCTCGACTGCATGCGCCCCCCTGAAATTCAAGATGCGGAAACATATAGGCCGGTGGTTTGAACGGGTCTAGCAAAAGCTCCGCCAGCCTCAAACTTTCACCGAGGGGCGTGCGATTGTGTGCTGCCGGCTGGACCTACTTCCAGCCGACGTCGTTGAAGATCTTCTGAGCTTCGGGCAGGTTCTTGGCAACTTCCGAGAGGTTCACGTCATCCGGCTTGAAGTGCCCAAGCGCCGCAATCGACGGAGCCAGGCCAATACCTGGAACTGCTGGGTATTCGTCATTGCCGGCCGAGAAGTACGCTTGGGCGGAATCACTGGCGAGATACTCCAGAAAGGCGATGGCGTTTTGCTTGTTCGGCGCATGCACGGCCACGCCGCCGCCGGACAGGTTCATGTGTGCGCCCTGGGTGTTCTGCGAGGGGAACAGCCAGCCGATCTGATCGCGGTTTTCCGAAATGCCCTTGACGTTTTTGCGGATTGAACGGGCGAAGTAATAGGTGTTGGCCACCGCAATATCGCACTCGCCCGAGACGATGCCGCGCATCTGGTCAGTATCGCCGCCCTGCGGATCGCGGGCCATATTGGCAACTACGCCTTCGGCCCACTGTTTGGCTTGTTCGGCACCATGATGTGTCACGATCGAGGCCAGAAGGGTCTGGTTGTAGGTGTTCTTGGAAGAGCGGATGCAGACCATGCCTTTGTAGGCGGGGTCGGCCAGATCCAGATAGGTCAGCGGCGGGTTTGCCACTTCGGCCTTGTCATAGAAGATGATCCGCGAGCGCTGGCTGAAACCGAACCATTGATTGTCCTCATCCTGCAGATAGGCTGGCACCCGGGCTTCCAGCACATCGCTGTCGATACTTTGCAGCACGCCTGCGTTCTTGGCGCGGGTCAGGCGTGAAGTGTCGACTGTGATCAGAATGTCAGCGGGGGAGTTCTCGCCTTCGGCCTTCATCCGCGCGATCAGCTCATCCGCGTTGCCTTCGATGCGGTTGATGGTGATGCCGGTCGCCTCTTCGAAATCTGAATAAAGCTGTTCGTCAGTGTCATAATGGCGCGACGAATAGATGTTC
Coding sequences:
- a CDS encoding CobW family GTP-binding protein, which gives rise to MNRLPVTIISGYLGAGKTTLINRLLAEDHGLKLTVIVNDFGAINIDDALIQETAGSTIALTNGCACCTMGDDLSAALREVLNRADRPDHLVIEASGISDPVAIANSVLNENELSYGGIITLVDAENAGTLLSDPLIAPQAEQQIRAADLVIVSKCDDMNEAVSALLTKAGARTPTVLNGSPVAELLFDVVPLPKGRAVTAHPAYTTWQHRSNDVLDRRALGDKLAGRPAGLYRMKGFVLTTGGAYELHVVGRQVEAKRCEAEETLLVGLGPADRISREEVEAWWVA
- a CDS encoding Fe(3+) ABC transporter substrate-binding protein, which gives rise to MLKASTVLAGTLAAAIASSAAAEGELNIYSSRHYDTDEQLYSDFEEATGITINRIEGNADELIARMKAEGENSPADILITVDTSRLTRAKNAGVLQSIDSDVLEARVPAYLQDEDNQWFGFSQRSRIIFYDKAEVANPPLTYLDLADPAYKGMVCIRSSKNTYNQTLLASIVTHHGAEQAKQWAEGVVANMARDPQGGDTDQMRGIVSGECDIAVANTYYFARSIRKNVKGISENRDQIGWLFPSQNTQGAHMNLSGGGVAVHAPNKQNAIAFLEYLASDSAQAYFSAGNDEYPAVPGIGLAPSIAALGHFKPDDVNLSEVAKNLPEAQKIFNDVGWK